From Rhinatrema bivittatum chromosome 5, aRhiBiv1.1, whole genome shotgun sequence, the proteins below share one genomic window:
- the LOC115091806 gene encoding interleukin-1 receptor type 2-like isoform X1 has translation MPSAGSSRTASDTRRILHAAAYFLTLVLLYSCAALPANPEKVAVKRGPKIREPRNTSIAAEPDKALTINCTASFLQRRKPVQLIYWLANGTFVEEQYPDGRVTEGEERTKEEDHRLILQRPLQFTSVKETDFALTFTCVVQDPSGLDKKEIRLRKTPPSTQGKGNRRGGDEAGVDSRAKNISLFICMIRFLVCVCSFCIS, from the exons ACACCAGGAGGATCCTTCATGCTGCTGCTTACTTCCTGACTCTAGTCCTGCTGTACAGCTGTGCCGCACTCCCAGCAAACCCAG AAAAGGTGGCTGTTAAAAGAGGCCCGAAGATCAGGGAGCCAAGGAACACAAGCATAGCAGCAGAACCAG ACAAGGCCCTGACCATTAACTGCACGGCATCCTTCCTGCAGCGCCGCAAGCCCGTGCAGCTCATCTACTGGCTGGCTAACGGCACCTTTGTGGAGGAACAGTACCCAGACGGCCGTGTGACGGAGGGAGAAGAGAG gaCGAAGGAGGAGGACCATCGGCTTATCCTGCAACGACCCCTGCAGTTCACAAGCGTTAAAGAGACAGACTTTGCCCTCACCTTCACTTGCGTTGTCCAAGACCCGTCTGGCCTGGACAAGAAGGAAATCAGACTCAGAAAAACGCCGCCCAGCACCCAAGGCAAAG gaaacaggaggggaggagacgAGGCTGGAGTGgacagcagagcaaagaacatATCGCTTTTTATCTGCATGATTCGATTTCTCGTGTGTGTCTGCTCCTTCTGTATTAGCTGA
- the LOC115091806 gene encoding interleukin-1 receptor type 2-like isoform X2: MPSAGSSRTASDTRRILHAAAYFLTLVLLYSCAALPANPEKVAVKRGPKIREPRNTSIAAEPDKALTINCTASFLQRRKPVQLIYWLANGTFVEEQYPDGRVTEGEERTKEEDHRLILQRPLQFTSVKETDFALTFTCVVQDPSGLDKKEIRLRKTPPSTQGKGKVAAEAADKCRGQ; encoded by the exons ACACCAGGAGGATCCTTCATGCTGCTGCTTACTTCCTGACTCTAGTCCTGCTGTACAGCTGTGCCGCACTCCCAGCAAACCCAG AAAAGGTGGCTGTTAAAAGAGGCCCGAAGATCAGGGAGCCAAGGAACACAAGCATAGCAGCAGAACCAG ACAAGGCCCTGACCATTAACTGCACGGCATCCTTCCTGCAGCGCCGCAAGCCCGTGCAGCTCATCTACTGGCTGGCTAACGGCACCTTTGTGGAGGAACAGTACCCAGACGGCCGTGTGACGGAGGGAGAAGAGAG gaCGAAGGAGGAGGACCATCGGCTTATCCTGCAACGACCCCTGCAGTTCACAAGCGTTAAAGAGACAGACTTTGCCCTCACCTTCACTTGCGTTGTCCAAGACCCGTCTGGCCTGGACAAGAAGGAAATCAGACTCAGAAAAACGCCGCCCAGCACCCAAGGCAAAG GGAAGGTGGCGGCTGAAGCAGCTGACAAATGCCGCGGACAGTGA